In Euphorbia lathyris chromosome 9, ddEupLath1.1, whole genome shotgun sequence, the following are encoded in one genomic region:
- the LOC136207327 gene encoding calcium-dependent protein kinase 32-like, with translation MTFDLTRPYKNLVFKERQREEAYGNGVTYLCTDINNGDKFACKCISKEKLRTYEDIEDVRREVEIMKHLPDHPNIVSLKDTYEDDSSVYIVMELCKGGELFDRIVARGHYSERAAAAGVMRAVMEVVEMCHKHGVMHRDLKPENFLFGNNKETAPLKAIDFGLSVFFKPGQRFKEIVGSPYYMAPEILKGNYGPEVDVWSAGVILYILLCGVPPFWAETDRRLAKAITRSVIDFRTYPWPKVSHHAKDLVKKMLNPDPKQRLSPQEVLQHPWLLNANKKNKSGRGGRH, from the exons atgacaTTTGACTTGACTCGACCTTACAAAAACTTGGTATTTAAGG AAAGGCAAAGGGAAGAAGCTTATGGAAATGGGGTTACATATTTATGTACTGATATAAACAATGGTGATAAGTTTGCATGTAAATGTATATCTAAGGAAAAGCTAAGAACTTATGAGGATATTGAGGATGTGAGAAGGGAGGTTGAGATAATGAAGCATTTGCCTGATCATCCAAATATTGTGAGTTTGAAGGACACTTATGAGGATGATAGTTCTGTGTACATTGTGATGGAATTATGTAAAGGTGGGGAGCTATTCGACAGGATTGTTGCCCGTGGACATTACAGTGAAAGGGCAGCTGCTGCTGGTGTTATGAGGGCTGTTATGGAAGTTGTTGAGATGTGCCATAAACATGGAGTGATGCATCGTGATCTCAAACCAGAGAATTTCTTGTTTGGAAATAACAAGGAAACAGCCCCATTAAAAGCCATTGATTTTGGATTATCAGTCTTCTTTAAACCTGGCCAGCGATTTAAAGAGATTGTAGGAAGCCCTTATTATATGGCTCCAGAGATTCTTAAAGGGAATTACGGCCCAGAAGTTGATGTGTGGAGTGCTGGAGTTATCCTTTACATTTTACTTTGTGGTGTTCCACCTTTCTGGGCAGAAACCGATCGACGGCTAGCAAAGGCGATTACTCGTTCTGTCATTGATTTCAGGACCTATCCTTGGCCTAAAGTTTCTCATCATGCCAAGGACTTGGTGAAGAAAATGCTTAACCCTGATCCCAAACAAAGACTTTCACCTCAGGAAGTGCTCCAACATCCTTGGTTATTGAACGCCAACAAGAAGAACAAGTCGGGGAGGGGAGGGAGACACTGA